The following proteins come from a genomic window of Novosphingobium sp. P6W:
- a CDS encoding sigma factor-like helix-turn-helix DNA-binding protein — protein MSRQPSRRALLRAERRGLSRMTPFQREVFLTLRIETVSYAELARHHGVGVGEIETAFTQALLILMRCVREREPWWRRLWPW, from the coding sequence ATGAGCCGGCAACCTTCCCGCCGGGCCCTGCTGCGCGCCGAGCGGCGGGGGCTGAGCCGAATGACGCCGTTCCAGCGCGAGGTGTTTCTGACGCTGCGGATCGAGACGGTCAGCTATGCCGAGCTCGCCCGGCACCACGGTGTCGGTGTGGGAGAGATCGAGACCGCGTTCACGCAGGCATTGCTGATCCTGATGCGATGCGTGCGCGAACGCGAGCCGTGGTGGCGCCGTCTGTGGCCATGGTGA